Proteins encoded together in one Dermacentor variabilis isolate Ectoservices chromosome 2, ASM5094787v1, whole genome shotgun sequence window:
- the LOC142572568 gene encoding cryptochrome-1-like isoform X3, which produces MAAMSHAPAPHHQQQVTSVGGGGNGDRHVVHWFRKGLRLHDQPALRMGLQGARTCRCVYILDPWFAGSSNAGVNKWRFLLQSLEDLDARLRKLNSRLFVIRGQPADVFPKLFKEWRVTHLTFEQDPEPYGAIRDQKITALAHEMGVSVVCEPSHTLYPLERILERHGGKTPLTYRQFQGVVVDMEPPAQPLPAPETLPRTPIDEDHDERFAVPTLAELGFDMDSLKAAVWPGGETEALARLERHMERKQAWVASFGSPRMTPKALLASQTGLSPYLRFGCLSARLFYHQLADLYRKIRNSNPPLSLQGQLLWREFFYCAATRNPNFDRMHNNPMCVQIPWDVNAEALAKWANGQTGYPWIDAIMRQLREEGWIHHVARHAVACFLTRGDLWLSWEEGMKVFDELLLDADWSVNAGSWMWLSCSSFFQQFFHVYCPVRFGRKADPSGDYIRKYVPVLKHFPNNYIHEPWTAPESVQVAARCVVGRDYPLPMVNHQVASHVNLQRIQQVYQQLTQCVKAPGLFPSLPSASPTECNKQNNHFINDRKLRTKNSREDEEESMEGVV; this is translated from the exons ATGGCCGCCATGTCGCATGCTCCGGCGCCGCACCATCAGCAACAGGTGACGTCCGTGGGCGGTGGCGGCAACGGCGATCGACACGTGGTGCACTGGTTCCGCAAGGGACTGCGGTTACACGACCAGCCCGCGCTCAGGATGGGTCTTCAGGGGGCGCGCACGTGCCGGTGCGTGTACATTCTGGATCCGTGGTTCGCTGGATCATCCAATGCCGGCGTCAACAAGTGGAG GTTCCTCCTGCAGAGCCTCGAGGATCTGGACGCGCGGCTGCGGAAGCTCAACTCACGCCTGTTTGTTATCCGCGGACAGCCGGCCGACGTGTTCCCCAAGCTGTTCAAG GAATGGCGCGTGACTCACCTGACGTTCGAGCAAGATCCGGAGCCGTACGGCGCGATTCGCGACCAGAAGATCACCGCGCTGGCACACGAGATGGGCGTAAGCGTGGTGTGCGAACCGTCGCACACACTGTACCCGCTGGAGCGCATCCTGGAGCGGCACGGGGGCAAGACGCCGCTCACGTACCGCCAGTTCCAGGGCGTCGTGGTGGACATGGAGCCGCCGGCGCAGCCCCTGCCGGCGCCCGAGACCCTGCCGCGGACGCCCATCGACGAGGATCACGACGAACGCTTCGCCGTGCCCACGCTCGCCGAGCTAG GTTTTGACATGGACAGTCTCAAGGCAGCCGTGTGGCCCGGAGGTGAAACGGAAGCATTAGCGCGGCTAGAGCGACACATGGAACGCAAG CAGGCGTGGGTGGCGAGCTTCGGCAGCCCAAGGATGACTCCCAAAGCATTGCTGGCCAGTCAGACAGGCCTGAGTCCGTACCTGAGGTTCGGCTGCCTGTCGGCCCGCCTCTTCTACCACCAGCTGGCGGACCTCTACCGAAAG ATAAGGAACTCGAACCCGCCGCTGTCGCTTCAGGGCCAGCTGCTGTGGCGCGAGTTCTTCTACTGCGCGGCCACGCGCAATCCAAACTTCGACCGCATGCACAACAACCCTATGTGTGTGCAGATACCCTGGGACGTCAATGCCGAAGCACTCGCTAAGTGGGCCAAC GGCCAGACAGGCTACCCGTGGATCGACGCCATCATGCGACAGCTACGTGAAGAGGGCTGGATCCACCACGTGGCGAGGCACGCAGTTGCCTGTTTCCTGACACGTGGCGACCTCTGGCTTTCCTGGGAGGAGGGCATGAAGGTCTTTGATGAGCTGCTCCTGGACGCCGACTGGAGTGTCAACGCGGGCTCCTGGATGTGGCTCTCCTGCTCGTCcttcttccagcagttcttccaCGTATACTGCCCCGTGCGATTCGGACGCAAGGCTGACCCTTCGGGAGACTACATTCG GAAGTATGTGCCAGTATTGAAGCACTTCCCCAACAACTACATCCACGAGCCTTGGACTGCGCCGGAGTCGGTGCAGGTGGCCGCACGATGCGTCGTGGGTCGTGACTACCCACTGCCCATGGTCAACCACCAGGTCGCCTCGCACGTCAACCTGCAGCGTATCCAACAGGTCTACCAGCAGCTCACGCAGTGTGTCAAGGCACCAG GCCTGTTCCCGAGCCTGCCATCAGCCTCCCCCACAGAGTGCAACAAGCAAAACAACCACTTTATCAATGACCGCAAGCTCAGGACCAAGAACTCCAGG GAAGATGAAGAGGAATCCATGGAAGGTGTGGTCTAG
- the LOC142572568 gene encoding cryptochrome-1-like isoform X1, whose translation MAAMSHAPAPHHQQQVTSVGGGGNGDRHVVHWFRKGLRLHDQPALRMGLQGARTCRCVYILDPWFAGSSNAGVNKWRFLLQSLEDLDARLRKLNSRLFVIRGQPADVFPKLFKEWRVTHLTFEQDPEPYGAIRDQKITALAHEMGVSVVCEPSHTLYPLERILERHGGKTPLTYRQFQGVVVDMEPPAQPLPAPETLPRTPIDEDHDERFAVPTLAELGFDMDSLKAAVWPGGETEALARLERHMERKQAWVASFGSPRMTPKALLASQTGLSPYLRFGCLSARLFYHQLADLYRKIRNSNPPLSLQGQLLWREFFYCAATRNPNFDRMHNNPMCVQIPWDVNAEALAKWANGQTGYPWIDAIMRQLREEGWIHHVARHAVACFLTRGDLWLSWEEGMKVFDELLLDADWSVNAGSWMWLSCSSFFQQFFHVYCPVRFGRKADPSGDYIRKYVPVLKHFPNNYIHEPWTAPESVQVAARCVVGRDYPLPMVNHQVASHVNLQRIQQVYQQLTQCVKAPGLFPSLPSASPTECNKQNNHFINDRKLRTKNSRQEDEEESMEGVV comes from the exons ATGGCCGCCATGTCGCATGCTCCGGCGCCGCACCATCAGCAACAGGTGACGTCCGTGGGCGGTGGCGGCAACGGCGATCGACACGTGGTGCACTGGTTCCGCAAGGGACTGCGGTTACACGACCAGCCCGCGCTCAGGATGGGTCTTCAGGGGGCGCGCACGTGCCGGTGCGTGTACATTCTGGATCCGTGGTTCGCTGGATCATCCAATGCCGGCGTCAACAAGTGGAG GTTCCTCCTGCAGAGCCTCGAGGATCTGGACGCGCGGCTGCGGAAGCTCAACTCACGCCTGTTTGTTATCCGCGGACAGCCGGCCGACGTGTTCCCCAAGCTGTTCAAG GAATGGCGCGTGACTCACCTGACGTTCGAGCAAGATCCGGAGCCGTACGGCGCGATTCGCGACCAGAAGATCACCGCGCTGGCACACGAGATGGGCGTAAGCGTGGTGTGCGAACCGTCGCACACACTGTACCCGCTGGAGCGCATCCTGGAGCGGCACGGGGGCAAGACGCCGCTCACGTACCGCCAGTTCCAGGGCGTCGTGGTGGACATGGAGCCGCCGGCGCAGCCCCTGCCGGCGCCCGAGACCCTGCCGCGGACGCCCATCGACGAGGATCACGACGAACGCTTCGCCGTGCCCACGCTCGCCGAGCTAG GTTTTGACATGGACAGTCTCAAGGCAGCCGTGTGGCCCGGAGGTGAAACGGAAGCATTAGCGCGGCTAGAGCGACACATGGAACGCAAG CAGGCGTGGGTGGCGAGCTTCGGCAGCCCAAGGATGACTCCCAAAGCATTGCTGGCCAGTCAGACAGGCCTGAGTCCGTACCTGAGGTTCGGCTGCCTGTCGGCCCGCCTCTTCTACCACCAGCTGGCGGACCTCTACCGAAAG ATAAGGAACTCGAACCCGCCGCTGTCGCTTCAGGGCCAGCTGCTGTGGCGCGAGTTCTTCTACTGCGCGGCCACGCGCAATCCAAACTTCGACCGCATGCACAACAACCCTATGTGTGTGCAGATACCCTGGGACGTCAATGCCGAAGCACTCGCTAAGTGGGCCAAC GGCCAGACAGGCTACCCGTGGATCGACGCCATCATGCGACAGCTACGTGAAGAGGGCTGGATCCACCACGTGGCGAGGCACGCAGTTGCCTGTTTCCTGACACGTGGCGACCTCTGGCTTTCCTGGGAGGAGGGCATGAAGGTCTTTGATGAGCTGCTCCTGGACGCCGACTGGAGTGTCAACGCGGGCTCCTGGATGTGGCTCTCCTGCTCGTCcttcttccagcagttcttccaCGTATACTGCCCCGTGCGATTCGGACGCAAGGCTGACCCTTCGGGAGACTACATTCG GAAGTATGTGCCAGTATTGAAGCACTTCCCCAACAACTACATCCACGAGCCTTGGACTGCGCCGGAGTCGGTGCAGGTGGCCGCACGATGCGTCGTGGGTCGTGACTACCCACTGCCCATGGTCAACCACCAGGTCGCCTCGCACGTCAACCTGCAGCGTATCCAACAGGTCTACCAGCAGCTCACGCAGTGTGTCAAGGCACCAG GCCTGTTCCCGAGCCTGCCATCAGCCTCCCCCACAGAGTGCAACAAGCAAAACAACCACTTTATCAATGACCGCAAGCTCAGGACCAAGAACTCCAGG CAGGAAGATGAAGAGGAATCCATGGAAGGTGTGGTCTAG
- the LOC142572568 gene encoding cryptochrome-1-like isoform X4 yields MAAMSHAPAPHHQQQVTSVGGGGNGDRHVVHWFRKGLRLHDQPALRMGLQGARTCRCVYILDPWFAGSSNAGVNKWRFLLQSLEDLDARLRKLNSRLFVIRGQPADVFPKLFKEWRVTHLTFEQDPEPYGAIRDQKITALAHEMGVSVVCEPSHTLYPLERILERHGGKTPLTYRQFQGVVVDMEPPAQPLPAPETLPRTPIDEDHDERFAVPTLAELGFDMDSLKAAVWPGGETEALARLERHMERKQAWVASFGSPRMTPKALLASQTGLSPYLRFGCLSARLFYHQLADLYRKGQLLWREFFYCAATRNPNFDRMHNNPMCVQIPWDVNAEALAKWANGQTGYPWIDAIMRQLREEGWIHHVARHAVACFLTRGDLWLSWEEGMKVFDELLLDADWSVNAGSWMWLSCSSFFQQFFHVYCPVRFGRKADPSGDYIRKYVPVLKHFPNNYIHEPWTAPESVQVAARCVVGRDYPLPMVNHQVASHVNLQRIQQVYQQLTQCVKAPGLFPSLPSASPTECNKQNNHFINDRKLRTKNSRQEDEEESMEGVV; encoded by the exons ATGGCCGCCATGTCGCATGCTCCGGCGCCGCACCATCAGCAACAGGTGACGTCCGTGGGCGGTGGCGGCAACGGCGATCGACACGTGGTGCACTGGTTCCGCAAGGGACTGCGGTTACACGACCAGCCCGCGCTCAGGATGGGTCTTCAGGGGGCGCGCACGTGCCGGTGCGTGTACATTCTGGATCCGTGGTTCGCTGGATCATCCAATGCCGGCGTCAACAAGTGGAG GTTCCTCCTGCAGAGCCTCGAGGATCTGGACGCGCGGCTGCGGAAGCTCAACTCACGCCTGTTTGTTATCCGCGGACAGCCGGCCGACGTGTTCCCCAAGCTGTTCAAG GAATGGCGCGTGACTCACCTGACGTTCGAGCAAGATCCGGAGCCGTACGGCGCGATTCGCGACCAGAAGATCACCGCGCTGGCACACGAGATGGGCGTAAGCGTGGTGTGCGAACCGTCGCACACACTGTACCCGCTGGAGCGCATCCTGGAGCGGCACGGGGGCAAGACGCCGCTCACGTACCGCCAGTTCCAGGGCGTCGTGGTGGACATGGAGCCGCCGGCGCAGCCCCTGCCGGCGCCCGAGACCCTGCCGCGGACGCCCATCGACGAGGATCACGACGAACGCTTCGCCGTGCCCACGCTCGCCGAGCTAG GTTTTGACATGGACAGTCTCAAGGCAGCCGTGTGGCCCGGAGGTGAAACGGAAGCATTAGCGCGGCTAGAGCGACACATGGAACGCAAG CAGGCGTGGGTGGCGAGCTTCGGCAGCCCAAGGATGACTCCCAAAGCATTGCTGGCCAGTCAGACAGGCCTGAGTCCGTACCTGAGGTTCGGCTGCCTGTCGGCCCGCCTCTTCTACCACCAGCTGGCGGACCTCTACCGAAAG GGCCAGCTGCTGTGGCGCGAGTTCTTCTACTGCGCGGCCACGCGCAATCCAAACTTCGACCGCATGCACAACAACCCTATGTGTGTGCAGATACCCTGGGACGTCAATGCCGAAGCACTCGCTAAGTGGGCCAAC GGCCAGACAGGCTACCCGTGGATCGACGCCATCATGCGACAGCTACGTGAAGAGGGCTGGATCCACCACGTGGCGAGGCACGCAGTTGCCTGTTTCCTGACACGTGGCGACCTCTGGCTTTCCTGGGAGGAGGGCATGAAGGTCTTTGATGAGCTGCTCCTGGACGCCGACTGGAGTGTCAACGCGGGCTCCTGGATGTGGCTCTCCTGCTCGTCcttcttccagcagttcttccaCGTATACTGCCCCGTGCGATTCGGACGCAAGGCTGACCCTTCGGGAGACTACATTCG GAAGTATGTGCCAGTATTGAAGCACTTCCCCAACAACTACATCCACGAGCCTTGGACTGCGCCGGAGTCGGTGCAGGTGGCCGCACGATGCGTCGTGGGTCGTGACTACCCACTGCCCATGGTCAACCACCAGGTCGCCTCGCACGTCAACCTGCAGCGTATCCAACAGGTCTACCAGCAGCTCACGCAGTGTGTCAAGGCACCAG GCCTGTTCCCGAGCCTGCCATCAGCCTCCCCCACAGAGTGCAACAAGCAAAACAACCACTTTATCAATGACCGCAAGCTCAGGACCAAGAACTCCAGG CAGGAAGATGAAGAGGAATCCATGGAAGGTGTGGTCTAG
- the LOC142572568 gene encoding cryptochrome-1-like isoform X2, whose translation MAAMSHAPAPHHQQQVTSVGGGGNGDRHVVHWFRKGLRLHDQPALRMGLQGARTCRCVYILDPWFAGSSNAGVNKWRFLLQSLEDLDARLRKLNSRLFVIRGQPADVFPKLFKEWRVTHLTFEQDPEPYGAIRDQKITALAHEMGVSVVCEPSHTLYPLERILERHGGKTPLTYRQFQGVVVDMEPPAQPLPAPETLPRTPIDEDHDERFAVPTLAELGFDMDSLKAAVWPGGETEALARLERHMERKAWVASFGSPRMTPKALLASQTGLSPYLRFGCLSARLFYHQLADLYRKIRNSNPPLSLQGQLLWREFFYCAATRNPNFDRMHNNPMCVQIPWDVNAEALAKWANGQTGYPWIDAIMRQLREEGWIHHVARHAVACFLTRGDLWLSWEEGMKVFDELLLDADWSVNAGSWMWLSCSSFFQQFFHVYCPVRFGRKADPSGDYIRKYVPVLKHFPNNYIHEPWTAPESVQVAARCVVGRDYPLPMVNHQVASHVNLQRIQQVYQQLTQCVKAPGLFPSLPSASPTECNKQNNHFINDRKLRTKNSRQEDEEESMEGVV comes from the exons ATGGCCGCCATGTCGCATGCTCCGGCGCCGCACCATCAGCAACAGGTGACGTCCGTGGGCGGTGGCGGCAACGGCGATCGACACGTGGTGCACTGGTTCCGCAAGGGACTGCGGTTACACGACCAGCCCGCGCTCAGGATGGGTCTTCAGGGGGCGCGCACGTGCCGGTGCGTGTACATTCTGGATCCGTGGTTCGCTGGATCATCCAATGCCGGCGTCAACAAGTGGAG GTTCCTCCTGCAGAGCCTCGAGGATCTGGACGCGCGGCTGCGGAAGCTCAACTCACGCCTGTTTGTTATCCGCGGACAGCCGGCCGACGTGTTCCCCAAGCTGTTCAAG GAATGGCGCGTGACTCACCTGACGTTCGAGCAAGATCCGGAGCCGTACGGCGCGATTCGCGACCAGAAGATCACCGCGCTGGCACACGAGATGGGCGTAAGCGTGGTGTGCGAACCGTCGCACACACTGTACCCGCTGGAGCGCATCCTGGAGCGGCACGGGGGCAAGACGCCGCTCACGTACCGCCAGTTCCAGGGCGTCGTGGTGGACATGGAGCCGCCGGCGCAGCCCCTGCCGGCGCCCGAGACCCTGCCGCGGACGCCCATCGACGAGGATCACGACGAACGCTTCGCCGTGCCCACGCTCGCCGAGCTAG GTTTTGACATGGACAGTCTCAAGGCAGCCGTGTGGCCCGGAGGTGAAACGGAAGCATTAGCGCGGCTAGAGCGACACATGGAACGCAAG GCGTGGGTGGCGAGCTTCGGCAGCCCAAGGATGACTCCCAAAGCATTGCTGGCCAGTCAGACAGGCCTGAGTCCGTACCTGAGGTTCGGCTGCCTGTCGGCCCGCCTCTTCTACCACCAGCTGGCGGACCTCTACCGAAAG ATAAGGAACTCGAACCCGCCGCTGTCGCTTCAGGGCCAGCTGCTGTGGCGCGAGTTCTTCTACTGCGCGGCCACGCGCAATCCAAACTTCGACCGCATGCACAACAACCCTATGTGTGTGCAGATACCCTGGGACGTCAATGCCGAAGCACTCGCTAAGTGGGCCAAC GGCCAGACAGGCTACCCGTGGATCGACGCCATCATGCGACAGCTACGTGAAGAGGGCTGGATCCACCACGTGGCGAGGCACGCAGTTGCCTGTTTCCTGACACGTGGCGACCTCTGGCTTTCCTGGGAGGAGGGCATGAAGGTCTTTGATGAGCTGCTCCTGGACGCCGACTGGAGTGTCAACGCGGGCTCCTGGATGTGGCTCTCCTGCTCGTCcttcttccagcagttcttccaCGTATACTGCCCCGTGCGATTCGGACGCAAGGCTGACCCTTCGGGAGACTACATTCG GAAGTATGTGCCAGTATTGAAGCACTTCCCCAACAACTACATCCACGAGCCTTGGACTGCGCCGGAGTCGGTGCAGGTGGCCGCACGATGCGTCGTGGGTCGTGACTACCCACTGCCCATGGTCAACCACCAGGTCGCCTCGCACGTCAACCTGCAGCGTATCCAACAGGTCTACCAGCAGCTCACGCAGTGTGTCAAGGCACCAG GCCTGTTCCCGAGCCTGCCATCAGCCTCCCCCACAGAGTGCAACAAGCAAAACAACCACTTTATCAATGACCGCAAGCTCAGGACCAAGAACTCCAGG CAGGAAGATGAAGAGGAATCCATGGAAGGTGTGGTCTAG
- the LOC142572568 gene encoding cryptochrome-1-like isoform X5 encodes MAAMSHAPAPHHQQQVTSVGGGGNGDRHVVHWFRKGLRLHDQPALRMGLQGARTCRCVYILDPWFAGSSNAGVNKWRFLLQSLEDLDARLRKLNSRLFVIRGQPADVFPKLFKEWRVTHLTFEQDPEPYGAIRDQKITALAHEMGVSVVCEPSHTLYPLERILERHGGKTPLTYRQFQGVVVDMEPPAQPLPAPETLPRTPIDEDHDERFAVPTLAELGFDMDSLKAAVWPGGETEALARLERHMERKQAWVASFGSPRMTPKALLASQTGLSPYLRFGCLSARLFYHQLADLYRKIPWDVNAEALAKWANGQTGYPWIDAIMRQLREEGWIHHVARHAVACFLTRGDLWLSWEEGMKVFDELLLDADWSVNAGSWMWLSCSSFFQQFFHVYCPVRFGRKADPSGDYIRKYVPVLKHFPNNYIHEPWTAPESVQVAARCVVGRDYPLPMVNHQVASHVNLQRIQQVYQQLTQCVKAPGLFPSLPSASPTECNKQNNHFINDRKLRTKNSRQEDEEESMEGVV; translated from the exons ATGGCCGCCATGTCGCATGCTCCGGCGCCGCACCATCAGCAACAGGTGACGTCCGTGGGCGGTGGCGGCAACGGCGATCGACACGTGGTGCACTGGTTCCGCAAGGGACTGCGGTTACACGACCAGCCCGCGCTCAGGATGGGTCTTCAGGGGGCGCGCACGTGCCGGTGCGTGTACATTCTGGATCCGTGGTTCGCTGGATCATCCAATGCCGGCGTCAACAAGTGGAG GTTCCTCCTGCAGAGCCTCGAGGATCTGGACGCGCGGCTGCGGAAGCTCAACTCACGCCTGTTTGTTATCCGCGGACAGCCGGCCGACGTGTTCCCCAAGCTGTTCAAG GAATGGCGCGTGACTCACCTGACGTTCGAGCAAGATCCGGAGCCGTACGGCGCGATTCGCGACCAGAAGATCACCGCGCTGGCACACGAGATGGGCGTAAGCGTGGTGTGCGAACCGTCGCACACACTGTACCCGCTGGAGCGCATCCTGGAGCGGCACGGGGGCAAGACGCCGCTCACGTACCGCCAGTTCCAGGGCGTCGTGGTGGACATGGAGCCGCCGGCGCAGCCCCTGCCGGCGCCCGAGACCCTGCCGCGGACGCCCATCGACGAGGATCACGACGAACGCTTCGCCGTGCCCACGCTCGCCGAGCTAG GTTTTGACATGGACAGTCTCAAGGCAGCCGTGTGGCCCGGAGGTGAAACGGAAGCATTAGCGCGGCTAGAGCGACACATGGAACGCAAG CAGGCGTGGGTGGCGAGCTTCGGCAGCCCAAGGATGACTCCCAAAGCATTGCTGGCCAGTCAGACAGGCCTGAGTCCGTACCTGAGGTTCGGCTGCCTGTCGGCCCGCCTCTTCTACCACCAGCTGGCGGACCTCTACCGAAAG ATACCCTGGGACGTCAATGCCGAAGCACTCGCTAAGTGGGCCAAC GGCCAGACAGGCTACCCGTGGATCGACGCCATCATGCGACAGCTACGTGAAGAGGGCTGGATCCACCACGTGGCGAGGCACGCAGTTGCCTGTTTCCTGACACGTGGCGACCTCTGGCTTTCCTGGGAGGAGGGCATGAAGGTCTTTGATGAGCTGCTCCTGGACGCCGACTGGAGTGTCAACGCGGGCTCCTGGATGTGGCTCTCCTGCTCGTCcttcttccagcagttcttccaCGTATACTGCCCCGTGCGATTCGGACGCAAGGCTGACCCTTCGGGAGACTACATTCG GAAGTATGTGCCAGTATTGAAGCACTTCCCCAACAACTACATCCACGAGCCTTGGACTGCGCCGGAGTCGGTGCAGGTGGCCGCACGATGCGTCGTGGGTCGTGACTACCCACTGCCCATGGTCAACCACCAGGTCGCCTCGCACGTCAACCTGCAGCGTATCCAACAGGTCTACCAGCAGCTCACGCAGTGTGTCAAGGCACCAG GCCTGTTCCCGAGCCTGCCATCAGCCTCCCCCACAGAGTGCAACAAGCAAAACAACCACTTTATCAATGACCGCAAGCTCAGGACCAAGAACTCCAGG CAGGAAGATGAAGAGGAATCCATGGAAGGTGTGGTCTAG